The genomic segment AGCCGCTGTTCAATGGCCGGATTGCAATGAATCCAGTACAGTGCCCAGGACAGGGCAGAAGCCGTGGTTTCGTGTCCGGCCAAGAGGAGGGTCATCAACTCGTCCCGCAGTTCCAGATCGCTCATGCCGTTGCCGTTTTCATCCTTGGCGGCCAGCATCAGCGTCAAAATATCTTGCCGATCGGGATCAGGGTGGGCACGGCGATCGCCAATTTCGGCATAGAGCAACCGATCCAACTGTTCCCGCTGCCGCACAAACCGACCCCAAGGACTCCATGGCCCCCAGTCTTTTTGGAGCGATCGCATGAATATAACAATCCTATTTGGATTGTGAAATGTGC from the Synechococcales cyanobacterium T60_A2020_003 genome contains:
- a CDS encoding cytochrome P450; this translates as MRSLQKDWGPWSPWGRFVRQREQLDRLLYAEIGDRRAHPDPDRQDILTLMLAAKDENGNGMSDLELRDELMTLLLAGHETTASALSWALYWIHCNPAIEQRLRDEVQPAIASEPFDLGAIARLPYLNAVCQEAL